In one window of Bos mutus isolate GX-2022 chromosome 13, NWIPB_WYAK_1.1, whole genome shotgun sequence DNA:
- the MSRB2 gene encoding methionine-R-sulfoxide reductase B2, mitochondrial isoform X1: MDSAAARNVLSYPPLGASKPGAAVPHSHSGASSWPQHCSGKSREPGVGRAQRSHGSLIKRQPALSKSEWQKKLTPEQFHVTREKGTEPPFSGIYLNNKEPGMYHCVCCDSPLFSSEKKFCSGTGWPSFSEAHGTSGSDESNTGILRRADTSLGLARTEVVCKQCEAHLGHVFPDGPGPAGQRFCINSVALRFKPRKH; this comes from the exons ATGGATTCGGCAGCTGCTAGGAACGTCCTCTCATATCCGCCTCTTGGGGCCAGCAAGCCAGGAGCAGCAGTTCCTCACAGCCACTCTGGCGCGTCGTCATGGCCGCAGCACTGCTCAGGAAAATCCCGCGAGCCAGGTGTTGGGAGAGCGCAGCGGTCCCATG GGTCTCTTATAAAACGTCAGCCGGCTCTCTCCAAGAGTGAGTGGCAGAAGAAGCTGACACCAGAGCAGTTCCATGTCACGAGAGAAAAAGGGACGGAGCCG CCTTTCAGTGGGATCTACCTGAATAACAAGGAACCAGGGATGTATCACTGTGTGTGTTGCGACAGCCCGCTCTTCAG CTCTGAGAAGAAGTTCTGCTCCGGCACGGGATGGCCTTCGTTCTCTGAGGCTCATGGGACATCTGGCTCTGATGAGAGTAACACGGGGATCCTGAGACGTGCGGACACCTCGTTGGGACTAGCTCGCACAGAGGTCGTCTGTAAGCAG TGTGAAGCTCACCTCGGCCATGTGTTCCCCGACGGACCTGGGCCTGCTGGGCAGAGGTTCTGCATCAACAGTGTGGCGCTCCGGTTCAAGCCAAGAAAACACTGA